In a single window of the Bactrocera dorsalis isolate Fly_Bdor chromosome 2, ASM2337382v1, whole genome shotgun sequence genome:
- the LOC105233787 gene encoding DNA repair protein XRCC3, translating to MAGSPKSGEIHKKGSPNTSKQIRQPVQYAKPGPFTKSKLFQECPEADIRVLKDAAAKVVFQPVSALLQEPLSAKWSHISTGCTAIDHCLRGGIVTRGITEICGASGVGKTQLLLQLSLTVQLPTELGGLNKPVAYICTEDAFPSKRLFQLSKVFEKRFPDININYMGNIYIEHVLEASDLLECVSVRLAKLMESFNIGLIIIDSVAAIFRTYNNYIKRARDMRKLANHLLHYVDKYNCAVICVNQVATVSDAVKETPCLGLAWAHLGRTRLKLSKVPKEVKINGDLLTVRRFEIVYSPETPNEVAEFLITAGGVVDIPI from the exons ATGGCTGGTAGCCCGAAATCAGgtgaaattcataaaaaaggtAGTCCCAATACCTCCAAGCAAATTAGGCAGCCTGTACAATATGCTAAACCGGGTCCGTTCACCAAGTCGAAACTTTTTCAAGAATGTCCGGAAGCGGATATACGTGTGCTAAAGGATGCAGCTGCAAAAGTCGTTTTTCAGCCTG TATCAGCATTACTTCAAGAGCCATTGTCTGCAAAGTGGTCTCACATATCGACAGGCTGCACAGCCATAGATCATTGTTTGCGTGGGGGCATCGTGACACGTGGCATAACAGAGATTTGTGGTGCATCAGGAGTTGGAAAGACGCAACTGCTGCTTCAGTTATCTCTAACCGTACAACTGCCTACTGAGCTGGGTGGATTGAATAAACCAGTCGCCTACATTTGCACCGAAGATGCTTTTCCTTCGAAGCGTCTTTTTCAGTTATCGAAAGTATTTGAAAAGCGGTTTCCTGATATTAATATCAACTATatgggaaatatttatatagaacATGTTCTGGAAGCG AGTGACCTGTTAGAATGTGTTAGTGTGCGTTTAGCAAAGCTAATGGAATCATTTAATATTGGCCTTATTATAATAGATTCAGTCGCAGCAATATTTCGCACGTACAACAACTATATTAAGCGCGCTCGGGACATGCGCAAATTGGCAAATCACTTGTTGCATTATGTTGACAAATACAACTGTGCGGTGATTTGTGTGAACCAA GTTGCTACAGTAAGTGATGCGGTGAAAGAAACACCCTGTTTGGGTTTAGCGTGGGCACATTTAGGGCGCACACGTCTCAAGCTCTCCAAAGTCCCGAAAGAAGTCAAAATCAATGGCGACCTGTTAACAGTGCGTCGATTTGAAATCGTATACTCACCAGAGACACCAAACGAAGTTGCCGAGTTTTTAATTACTGCCGGCGGTGTGGTCGATATACCTATATAG